The Bacteroidales bacterium genome includes the window GCAACTACTTGCTATTTTTTGGCAGGATCCATCCCGAAAAAGGAGTTGCTGAAGCCATTGAAATTGCAAAGAAATCAAATAGAAAACTGCTCATTTCCGGTCTGATTCAGGATCAGGAATACTATACTCATAAGGTGGACCCCCACATTGATAATCAGGAAATAATTTATCTGGGCAATTCAGGGCCCGAAGAACGAAACAGGCTCCTGGGTGGCGCCTTTGCCCTATTACATCCCATAAGTTTTGAAGAACCGTTTGGCCTTAGCGTGGTTGAAGCGATGTTCTGCGGAACACCTGTAATTGCCTTTAAAAGGGGGGCCATGCCTGAATTGATCCTTGAAGGTAAAACCGGTTTTCTGGTGAATAATGTTGATGAGGCAGTGGAGGCAGTAAACAGTATTGAGTTTATCAATCGCAGAGATTGCATGGAGTGGGCAAAGGCAACCTTCAGCCGTGAAAAAATGGTGAAAGGCTATCTGGAAGTATATCAAAAAATACTTCGTTAGAATCATAATATCCTGAAGCACTTTGCTCAGTCATTAGTCTGTTGAACCTAAGCTAA containing:
- a CDS encoding glycosyltransferase family 4 protein; this encodes MKIAILSSIAWRTPPRKYGPWEQVSSNIAEGLVELGIDVTLFASSDSMTNGKLESVIELPYAEHPEHDPKVAECLHISHLMERADQFDIIHNNFDFLPLSYSRLIKTPIVTTIHGFSSPKIIPVYKKYNNTSYYVSISNSDRSPELSYTATVYNGIDAREFSFNCESGNYLLFFGRIHPEKGVAEAIEIAKKSNRKLLISGLIQDQEYYTHKVDPHIDNQEIIYLGNSGPEERNRLLGGAFALLHPISFEEPFGLSVVEAMFCGTPVIAFKRGAMPELILEGKTGFLVNNVDEAVEAVNSIEFINRRDCMEWAKATFSREKMVKGYLEVYQKILR